A single genomic interval of Rhinatrema bivittatum chromosome 12, aRhiBiv1.1, whole genome shotgun sequence harbors:
- the GPR37L1 gene encoding G-protein coupled receptor 37-like 1, with amino-acid sequence MFLVLLCLLGAHLQSPGTRAAKAEAELVRKAGGVSPERNSPGMENRSQGAGSFLETPARFEMGNDREERRNPGADDGFLPSLPGPRPRQRGRRGTKEDDSLAVRQFAPAVRVEYPRPIDPARIRPSDPLIPSSTDPWRHTEKDSSGAPLETGPHSNYTVASDKRAQIQNPLYPVTENSYSAYAVMFLSLIVFAIGIIGNLSVMCIVWHNYYLKSAWNSILASLAFWDFLVLFFCLPVVIFNELTKKRLLGEISCRAVQYLEVSSLGVATFSLCALGIDRFHAATSPHSKLRPIEQCQSIVAKLAVIWVGSMTLAVPEIMLWQLAQETSPISGMVTEYCTIKPSSNLPESIYSLILTYQNARMWWYFGCYFCLPILFTISCQLVTRRIRGSVKTVKCRDSKHDQCENQLNWTVIGLTIVYGICTIPENICNILVAYTSLDISKQTLDLLNLINQFFMFFKSSVTPVLLLCLCKPLGQAFMDCCCCCCEECGQDASSSDGSDSKLKTEMSSSIFFDKPKETPTPVMAIGTPC; translated from the exons ATGTTTCTTGTTTTGCTGTGTTTGCTGGGTGCCCATTTGCAGTCCCCGGGGACTCGGGCGGCAAAGGCCGAGGCTGAGCTTGTCCGGAAGGCTGGTGGTGTCTCCCCTGAGAGGAATTCCCCGGGAATGGAAAACAGGAGCCAGGGGGCAGGCAGCTTTCTCGAGACTCCCGCGCGCTTTGAGATGGGAAAcgacagggaggagaggaggaatccCGGGGCAGATGACGGCTTTCTCCCGTCCCTGCCAGGGCCGCGTCCcaggcagaggggaagaagggggaCCAAGGAAGACGACTCCCTGGCTGTACGACAGTTCGCCCCAGCTGTGCGCGTGGAGTACCCCAGGCCCATCGACCCAGCCCGCATCCGGCCAAGCGATCCACTGATACCTTCCAGCACCGACCCGTGGAGGCACACGGAGAAGGACAGCAGTGGGGCTCCGCTGGAGACGGGGCCCCATAGCAACTACACCGTGGCTTCGGACAAGCGAGCGCAGATCCAGAACCCGCTGTACCCTGTGACAGAGAACTCGTACAGTGCCTACGCCGTCATGTTCCTGTCCCTGATCGTCTTCGCCATTGGCATCATCGGTAACCTGTCGGTCATGTGCATCGTCTGGCACAATTACTACCTAAAGAGTGCCTGGAACTCCATCCTGGCCAGTCTGGCCTTCTGGGATTTTCTGGTTCTCTTTTTCTGCCTGCCGGTGGTGATTTTTAACGAACTCACCAAGAAGAGGCTCCTAGGAGAGATATCCTGTCGAGCTGTGCAATACCTGGAG GTGTCATCACTAGGAGTTGCTACCTTCAGCCTGTGTGCCTTGGGaattgatagattccatgcagcAACAAGTCCTCATTCCAAACTGAGGCCCATAGAACAGTGCCAGTCCATTGTTGCCAAACTTGCTGTCATCTGGGTTGGATCCATGACCTTGGCTGTGCCAGAGATTATGCTTTGGCAACTAGCACAAGAAACATCACCAATTTCTGGTATGGTTACAGAATACTGCACCATAAAGCCTTCATCAAACCTGCCTGAGTCCATCTACTCTCTGATTCTGACCTATCAAAATGCAAGGATGTGGTGGTATTTTGGCTGCTACTTCTGCCTACCTATTCTTTTCACCATAAGCTGTCAACTGGTGACAAGAAGAATCCGGGGTTCTGTGAAGACAGTCAAGTGCCGTGATTCGAAACATGACCAATGTGAAAACCAGCTCAACTGGACCGTGATAGGCTTGACTATTGTGTACGGAATCTGCACGATCCCTGAAAACATCTGTAACATACTAGTGGCCTATACATCTCTGGACATATCCAAACAGACCTTAGACCTTCTCAACCTCATCAACCAGTTCTTCATGTTCTTCAAGTCCTCTGTGACTCCAGTGCTTCTGCTATGCCTCTGCAAGCCTCTTGGCCAAGCCTTCATggactgctgctgttgctgttgtgAGGAGTGTGGACAAGATGCATCTTCCAGTGATGGTTCTGACAGCAAACTTAAGACTGAGATGTCCTCCTCCATCTTTTTTGATAAACCTAAGGAGACACCAACACCAGTCATGGCAATTGGAACACCTTGCTAA